In Carya illinoinensis cultivar Pawnee chromosome 9, C.illinoinensisPawnee_v1, whole genome shotgun sequence, the following are encoded in one genomic region:
- the LOC122276291 gene encoding disease resistance protein Roq1-like yields MAVPNVSFSSSSSHPWNHDVFLSFRGEDTRNTFIGHLHHALIEKGIKTFIDEVDLQKGDEISATLLEAIQQSKISIIIFSKNYATSTWCLDELVKILECRKSFGQMVRPIFYDVDPSDVRKQFGEVMDMHEKKFKDDMQRVFRWNVALKEAANLSGWHLNNGHESDFIQSIVEEISSRILMKCMFLDVAKNPVGLHSHIHSMHKLLSVGYDDVRMVGIHGVGGIGKTTVAKAVYNLFANQFQSCSFLANVRETANRCGLVQLQETLLSETLGNTNLKVGIEDRGINVIKEMLCHKKVLLVLDDVNKLKQLEKLAGDKNWFGPGSRIIITTRDQHVLDTHGVERKYKVQGLSHADALQLLSWNAFKKSYPERGYEKLMDCVVQYASGLPLALVVLGSLLYRRSKLEWESTICKMQRSLDKDIYEILKISFDALEDNEKAIFLDIACFFNREDRDYVTKILEASNFDAVIGIQVLIERSLVNVGYSNELQMHDLIQLMGRNIVHKESPNEPRKRSRLWSCEDILHVLMENTGTNAIEGIKLDLLGKKDILLNPRAFTKMKRLRLLIIRNACFSDGPKSLPNELRFLDWAGYPSTSLPSNFHPQKLITLNMCHSKIKQFQGIKVCENLRKVNFSYCEYLTCTPDVSMMANLESLDLRGCCNLVEVHQSVGFLNELSLLNVEYCSKLRLLPNLKLPRLQLLGLSSGTSIEKFPNIVGEIPDLSSIWIYNSPIQELPSSVEYLIGLERITIILCENLRDLPKSISKLPHLKYLNLSDCKNFGKFPKSSSSSSSTNSGWLASSKWNKTQDIRLSVGFPALEKLIISNCDLAEVDFLQSLHCLSILKHLDLSGNNFVSVPACIFRFTHLQSLKLIDCEGLQQMNASSGGKSFIDNLTMMIPMLYRFCEKMRTTIRIRGGELPAWFIHKSRENYMCFRVPPPKRAKLAGLVIGIVFKQDDHFGPSHFCANTTRVCINGIFVEYLEYYTLGGLSESECMWLYCVPRDAYNRWDENNEGDHFDISFEFPFKDPIPDVDNNIFGVHFVFEQNDNVDDDDDPRVIRHYCSLDNRTRFFQKPNTVLFTIEQVFSEKKKRKRYSLGEQ; encoded by the exons ATGGCTGTCCCAAATGTCtccttctcctcttcttcttcccatccTTGGAATCATGACGTTTTTCTAAGTTTTAGAGGAGAAGATACCCGCAATACCTTTATCGGTCATTTGCATCATGCTCTCATTGAAAAGGGAATCAAAACCTTCATAGATGAAGTGGATCTTCAGAAAGGAGACGAGATCTCCGCAACACTTTTGGAAGCCATCCAACAATCTAAAATTTCCATCATCATCTTCTCTAAGAACTACGCCACTTCCACTTGGTGCTTAGATGAACTCGTCAAGATTCTCGAGTGTCGGAAATCATTTGGCCAAATGGTTCGACCAATTTTCTACGATGTGGATCCTTCAGATGTGCGGAAACAATTTGGAGAAGTGATGgatatgcatgaaaagaaattcaagGATGATATGCAGAGGGTGTTCAGGTGGAATGTGGCTCTCAAAGAGGCAGCCAATTTGTCCGGTTGGCATTTGAACAATGG GCATGAGTCCGATTTTATCCAGAGCATTGTTGAAGAGATATCAAGTAGAATATTAATGAAGTGCATGTTTTTAGATGTTGCAAAGAACCCGGTCGGATTACATTCTCACATACATTCCATGCATAAGTTGTTAAGTGTTGGGTATGATGATGTTCGCATGGTTGGAATCCATGGGGTTGGTGGAATAGGTAAAACCACTGTCGCAAAAGCTGTATATAACTTATTTGCTAATCAATTTCAAAGTTGCAGCTTTCTTGCTAATGTTCGAGAAACTGCAAACCGATGCGGCCTTGTTCAATTACAAGAAACACTTCTATCTGAGACCTTGGGCAATACAAACTTAAAGGTTGGAATTGAAGATAGAGGAATTAATGTAATAAAGGAGATGCTCTGCCATAAGAAGGTTCTTCTAGTTCTTGATGATGTCAATAAGTTGAAACAACTTGAGAAATTAGCAGGAGATAAGAATTGGTTTGGTCCAGGAAGTAGAATCATTATTACAACTAGAGATCAACATGTTCTAGATACCCATGGggtagaaagaaaatacaaggtCCAAGGATTAAGTCATGCTGATGCTCTTCAACTTCTTAGCTGGAATGCATTCAAGAAATCTTATCCTGAAAGAGGGTATGAAAAGCTCATGGATTGTGTGGTTCAATATGCCTCGGGCCTTCCCTTGGCCCTGGTTGTGCTGGGATCTCTCCTATATCGTAGAAGCAAACTTGAATGGGAAAGCACAATATGTAAAATGCAAAGAAGTCTTGATAAAGATATCTATGAAATACTTAAAATCAGCTTTGATGCACTGGAGGACAATGAGAAGGCTATCTTCCTtgatattgcatgtttctttaatAGAGAAGACAGAGATtatgtaacaaaaattttgGAAGCAAGCAATTTTGATGCTGTTATTGGAATACAAGTTCTCATTGAAAGATCTTTGGTGAATGTTGGATATTCAAACGAGTTGCAGATGCATGACTTGATACAATTGATGGGTAGAAATATTGTTCATAAAGAATCTCCCAACGAGCCAAGAAAGCGCAGCCGATTATGGTCTTGTGAGGATATTCTCCATGTTCTTATGGAAAACACG GGAACTAATGCAATTGAAGGCATAAAGCTAGATTTGCTTGGGAAAAAAGATATTTTGCTGAATCCCAGAGCCtttacaaaaatgaaaaggCTTAGATTGCTTATAATCCGCAATGCATGCTTCTCGGATGGTCCTAAAAGTTTGCCTAATGAGCTAAGATTTCTTGATTGGGCTGGATACCCGTCAACATCTCTGCCATCCAATTTTCATCCTCAGAAACTTATTACTCTCAACATGTGTCACAGTAAAATCAAGCAATTCCAAGGGATAAAG GtttgtgaaaatttgagaaaagtaaaTTTTTCTTATTGTGAATACTTGACGTGCACCCCTGATGTCTCAATGATGGCAAATCTTGAGAGTTTGGATCTTAGAGGCTGTTGCAATTTAGTTGAGGTTCATCAATCTGTTGGATTTTTAAACGAACTGTCTCTGTTGAATGTTGAATATTGCTCTAAACTTAGACTTCTTCCTAACCTGAAGTTGCCACGTCTTCAACTCCTAGGACTTTCTAGTGGCACAAGTATTGAGAAATTTCCAAATATTGTGGGAGAAATTCCTGATTTATCGAGTATTTGGATTTATAACAGTCCCATTCAAGAACTGCCTTCGTCTGTTGAATATCTCATAGGGCTCGAAAGAATTACAATAATTTTATGCGAGAACCTTAGAGATCTCCCCAAAAGCATTTCTAAGTTGCCACATCTCAAGTATCTTAATCTTAGTGATTGCAAAAACTTCGGAAAGTTTCCAAAATCgtcgtcgtcatcatcatcaacaaatTCTGGCTGGCTGGCTTCGTCAAAGTGGAACAAAACTCAAGATATTAGGCTCTCTGTTGGGTTTCCAGCTTTGGAAAAGCTAATCATCTCTAACTGTGATCTAGCAGAAGTAGATTTCCTCCAGAGTCTTCATTGCCTTTCCATCCTAAAACATTTGGATCTATCAGGAAATAATTTCGTTAGCGTCCCTGCATGTATTTTTAGATTTACCCATTTGCAATCTCTTAAATTGATAGATTGTGAGGGGCTTCAACAAATGAATGCAAGTAGTGGTGGCAAATCCTTCATCGATAATTTAACGATGATGATTCCTATGTTATATAGATTCTGTGAAAAAATGAGAACTACAATTAGAATTAGAGGAGGAGAGTTACCAGCATGGTTTATCCATAAAAGTAGAGAGAATTATATGTGTTTCCGAGTGCCTCCACCTAAAAGAGCCAAGTTAGCGGGTTTGGTTATCGGTATTGTTTTTAAACAAGATGATCATTTTGGACCGTCACACTTTTGCGCCAATACGACCAGGGTCTGTATCAATGGTATATTCGTTGAATACTTAGAGTACTACACCCTTGGTGGATTATCCGAATCAGAATGCATGTGGCTGTATTGTGTTCCACGTGATGCCTACAACCGGTGGGATGAGAACAATGAAGGGGATCACTTTGACATTTCGTTTGAATTTCCATTCAAAGACCCAATACCAGACGTGGATAATAATATATTTGGGGTCCATTTTGTATTCGAGCAAAACgacaacgtggatgatgatgatgatccaaGAGTGATCCGGCATTATTGTTCTCTTGACAATAGAacaagattttttcaaaaaccaaaTACTGTTCTCTTCACAATAGAACAAGTCTTttccgaaaaaaaaaagaggaaaagatatAGTCTTGGAGAACAATAA
- the LOC122275498 gene encoding TMV resistance protein N-like, with translation MAIPNVSSSSSPSSSHQWNHDVFLSFRGEDTRNTFTGHLYNALIIKGINTLRDDVDLQKGDEISLALLEAIEQSKISIIIFSKNYATSTWCLDELVKILECQKSIGQMVQPIFYDVDPSNVRKQLGEVMDMHGKKFKDDIQRVLRWKVALKEAANLSGWHLNNGHESDFIQRIVEEISSILMKRTFLDVAKNPVGLDSHIKAMSELLSVGNDDVRMVGIHGIGGIGKTTIAKAVYNYFAHQFQSCSFLADVRETTNQSSLVQLQETLLFETLGMNTNLKVGSVDRGITIIKERLCHKKVLLVLDDVNEVEQLDKLARDKNWFGPGSRIIITTRDQRVLDYHGQVERKYEVQELSDANALQLLSWNVFKKSYPEEGYEELTDRVVQYAKGLPLVLVVLAPLLCGGSKLVWESIIHKLQSSLNKKIYEILKISFDALEDNEKAIFLDIACFFKGENKDDVTKFLEASNFHAVHGIQVLIERSLVNVGNKLQMHDVIQLMGRNIVHQESPNEPGKRSRLWSHDDILRVLMENKGTYNAIQGVKLDLFEKKDILLNPRAFTRMKSLRLLVIRHAHFSKSPKSLSNELRWLDWPGYPSPSLPSNFHPRKLVILNVCHSKIRQFEGIKVCLNLTKINFCYCEYLTCIPDVSMMANLESLDVHGCCNLVEVHQSVGFLNKLSRLDVIKCSKLRRLPNLKLPRLQYLGLYGCTSLEEFPNIVGEIPLLGYILICESPIQELPSSVEYLTGLERITITSCQNLRDLPISISKLPRLKSLLLECCTNLGRFPKSSSSSSSSSSSSSLGWLASSKRNKAQDMSLSVGFPALETLKISYCNLVEVDFLKSLHCLSTFEVLNLSGNNFISLPASCITRFTHLQSLVLEYSKGLGQMNASSGDKSFIDNLTMTIPILYRFCGKMMTTIKISGGELPEWFRYQTRENEMCFRVPPPKNAKLAGLVIGIVLKREAFEPLSTHSHINLSVSINSRLAPMAYPFSGGLRESDEVWLLCFPRGALKWSDETSEGDHFGVSIQFHVIPGSRVLDVNKRLGVHFVFEQNDNMDDVPKVIQHYCSPNNENKMGNSTISLSSLQRYTQALIRKFEQLPPLTPTPIVCALPHRAACLPPCSFWTDNKRTRNTEEAMEEDTQRGPERTRRKRRRRPDLYSPVTRLKMDSDCVAQFSLSQGIV, from the exons ATGGCCATCCCAAATGTCTCATCCTCCTCCTCCCCTTCTTCTTCCCATCAATGGAATCATGATGTTTTCCTTAGTTTCAGAGGGGAAGATACCCGCAATACCTTTACCGGTCATCTATATAACGCTCTCATTATAAAGGGGATCAACACCTTGAGAGATGATGTGGATCTTCAGAAGGGAGACGAAATCTCCCTAGCACTTTTGGAAGCCATCGAACAATCTAAGATTTCCATCATCATCTTCTCTAAGAACTATGCCACTTCCACATGGTGTTTAGATGAACTCGTCAAGATTCTCGAGTGTCAGAAATCGATTGGCCAAATGGTTCAACCCATTTTCTACGATGTGGATCCTTCAAATGTGCGGAAACAGTTAGGAGAAGTGATGGATATGCATGGAAAGAAATTCAAAGATGATATACAAAGGGTGTTGAGGTGGAAGGTGGCTCTCAAAGAGGCAGCCAATTTGTCTGGTTGGCATTTGAACAATGG GCATGAGTCCGATTTTATCCAGCGCATTGTAGAAGAGATATCAAGTATATTAATGAAGCGCACATTTTTAGATGTTGCGAAGAACCCAGTCGGATTAGATTCTCACATAAAGGCCATGAGTGAGTTGTTGAGTGTTGGAAATGATGATGTTCGCATGGTTGGAATCCATGGAATTGGTGGAATAGGTAAAACCACGATTGCAAAAGCTGTATACAACTACTTTGCTCATCAATTTCAAAGTTGCAGCTTTCTTGCTGACGTCCGAGAAACTACAAACCAGTCCAGCCTTGTTCAATTACAAGAAACACTTCTATTTGAGACCTTGGGCATGAATACCAACTTAAAGGTGGGAAGTGTGGATAGAGGAATTACTATAATAAAGGAGAGGCTCTGCCATAAGAAGGTTCTTTTAGTTCTTGATGATGTCAATGAGGTGGAACAACTTGATAAATTAGCAAGAGATAAGAATTGGTTTGGTCCAGGAAGTAGAATCATTATTACAACTAGAGATCAACGTGTTCTAGATTACCATGGCCAGGTAGAAAGAAAATACGAGGTCCAAGAACTAAGTGATGCTAATGCTCTTCAACTTCTTAGTTGGAATGTATTCAAGAAATCTTATCCTGAAGAAGGGTATGAGGAGCTCACGGATCGTGTGGTTCAGTATGCCAAAGGCCTTCCCTTGGTTCTAGTGGTGCTGGCACCTCTCCTATGTGGTGGAAGCAAACTTGTATGGGAAAGcataatacataaattacaaAGTAGTCTTAATAAAAAGATATACGAAATACTTAAGATAAGTTTTGATGCACTGGAGGACAATGAGAAGGCTATCTTCCTTGATATTGCGTGTTTCTTTAAGGGAGAAAACAAAGATGATGTAACAAAATTTTTGGAAGCAAGCAATTTTCATGCAGTTCATGGAATACAAGTTCTCATTGAAAGATCTTTGGTGAATGTCGGCAACAAATTGCAGATGCATGACGTGATACAATTGATGGGTAGGAATATTGTTCATCAAGAATCTCCCAACGAGCCAGGAAAGCGAAGCCGATTATGGTCTCATGATGATATTCTCCGTGTTCTTATGGAAAACAAG GGAACTTATAATGCAATTCAAGGTGTAAAGCTAGATTTGTTCGAGAAAAAAGATATTTTGCTGAATCCTAGAGCCTTTACAAGAATGAAAAGTCTTAGATTGCTTGTAATCCGTCATGCACACTTTTCAAAGAGTCCTAAAAGTTTGTCTAATGAGCTAAGATGGCTTGATTGGCCTGGATACCCGTCACCATCTCTGCCGTCCAATTTTCATCCTCGAAAACTTGTTATACTCAACGTGTGTCACAGTAAAATCAGGCAATTCGAAGGAATAAAG GTTTGTCTaaatttgacaaaaataaatttttgttactGTGAATACTTGACGTGCATCCCTGATGTCTCAATGATGGCAAATCTTGAGAGTTTGGATGTTCATGGCTGTTGCAATTTAGTTGAGGTTCATCAATCTGTTGGATTTTTAAACAAACTGTCTCGATTGGATGTTATAAAATGCTCTAAACTTAGACGCCTTCCTAACCTGAAGTTGCCACGTCTTCAATATCTAGGACTTTATGGGTGCACAAGTCTTGAGGAATTTCCAAATATTGTTGGAGAAATTCCTCTTTTAGGTTACATTTTGATTTGTGAAAGTCCCATCCAAGAACTGCCTTCATCAGTTGAATATCTCACTGGGCTTGAAAGGATAACAATAACTTCATGCCAGAACCTTAGAGATCTCCCTATAAGCATATCTAAGTTGCCACGTCTCAAGTCTCTTCTTCTTGAGTGTTGCACAAACCTTGGAAGGTTTCCAAAAtcgtcatcttcatcatcatcatcatcatcatcatcaagcttggGCTGGCTGGCTTCGTCAAAGAGGAACAAAGCTCAAGATATGAGCCTCTCTGTTGGGTTTCCAGCTTTGGAAACATTGAAAATCTCTTACTGTAATCTAGTAGAAGTTGATTTCCTTAAAAGTCTTCATTGTCTTTCCACGTTTGAAGTATTAAATCTATCAGGAAACAATTTCATTAGCCTCCCAGCATCATGTATCACTAGATTTACCCATTTGCAATCCCTTGTATTGGAGTATAGCAAGGGGCTTGGACAAATGAATGCAAGTAGTGGTGACAAATCCTTCATCGATAATTTAACGATGACGATTCCTATATTATACAGATTCTGTGGAAAAATGATGACTACAATTAAAATTAGTGGAGGGGAGTTACCAGAATGGTTTCGGTATCAAACTAGAGAGAATGAAATGTGTTTCCGAGTGCCTCCACCTAAAAATGCCAAGTTAGCAGGTTTGGTTATTGGTATTGTTTTGAAACGGGAAGCTTTTGAGCCGTTGTCGACCCATTCTCACATCAATTTGAGCGTCTCTATCAACAGTCGATTGGCTCCTATGGCCTACCCCTTCTCTGGTGGATTACGGGAATCAGATGAAGTGTGGCTGTTGTGTTTTCCACGTGGTGCCTTAAAGTGGTCGGATGAGACCAGTGAAGGGGATCACTTTGGAGTTTCAATTCAATTTCATGTAATCCCAGGCTCAAGAGTACTGGACGTGAATAAAAGATTGGGGgttcattttgtatttgagcAAAACGACAACATGGATGATGTTCCAAAAGTGATCCAGCATTACTGTTCTCCTAACAATGAGAACAAGATGGGTAACTCTACAATTAGTCTGTCGTCTCTACAACGCTACACACAG GCCCTTATTCGAAAATTTGAACAGCTGCCCCCCCTAACCCCAACACCCATCGTGTGTGCTCTACCGCACCGCGCCGCGTGTCTTCCTCCATGTTCTTTCTGGACTGACAACAAAAGAACACGGAACACGGAGGAAGCCATGGAGGAAGACACACAGCGCGGTCCAGAGAGAACACGGAGGAAGAGACGCCGACGACCTGATCTTTATTCGCCAGTTACCAGATTGAAAATGGACTCAGATTGTGTAGCccagttttctctctctcaaggtATTGTCTAA